One segment of Ziziphus jujuba cultivar Dongzao chromosome 12, ASM3175591v1 DNA contains the following:
- the LOC107429131 gene encoding DNA-directed RNA polymerase 1B, mitochondrial isoform X1 produces MWRNLTKQAASRKIINFSYESQISSWFSSTAKFSKDSTFLEKVRPFSGNSRFTVLGFSPNGPISSQIENLRKPSLLNSGKPFGVSGFCNGVKGYASVAEAIVSTDAEEESSGLDENHHQDLLDEIERQNKVDSYLKKPKRMVAGVGISKYNSLRKKQIEIETEAWQEAAKEYRELLMDMCEQKLAPNLPYVKSLFLGWFEPLRNAIAADQKMCNERKNKPSYAPYLDHLPADMMAVITMHKLMGLLMTNSGGIGNVRVVQAACQIGEALEHEVRIHRFLEKTKKNTIDNKPKGESACVTNEQEKQIKDQQKLRKKVTQLIKKQKVKQVRGIVKEQDDSKPWGQEAHVKIGSRLMQLLMETAYIQPPVDQLGDGPPDLRPAFVHTLKTVETPKGSRRYGVIECDPLVRKGLEKTARHMVIPYMPMLVPPINWTGYDKGAYLFLPSYVMRTHGARQQREAVKRTPKKQLDPIFEALDTLGNTKWRINKRVLGVIDRIWAGGGRTADLVDRDDVPLPEEPDTEDEAEIRKWKWKLKDAKKENNERNSQRCDIELKLAVARKMKDEEGFYYPHNLDFRGRAYPMHPYLNHLGSDLCRGILEFAEGRPLGKSGLRWLKIHLANLYGGGVDKASYDHRVDFTEKHLDDIFDSADRPLEGGRWWTHAEDPFQCLAACINLSEALRSPSPETTISHMPVHQDGSCNGLQHYAALGRDTTGAAAVNLVGGGEPADVYSEIANRVKEIMQNDAEKDPATNPNALHARLLINQVDRKLVKQTVMTSVYGVTYIGARDQIKRRLKERNSIEDDAAMFAASCYAARTTLAALEQMFTNARDIMKWLGDCAKVIASENQPVQWTTPLGLPVVQPYRQLGRHLIKTSLQVLTLQRETDKIMVKRQKTAFPPNFVHSLDGSHMMMTAVACKKAGLNFAGVHDSYWTHACDVDKMNRILREKFVELYEAPILENLLESFEKTFPTLKFPALPGRGDFDLREVLESPYFFN; encoded by the exons atGTGGAGGAACTTAACCAAACAGGCTGCTTCGAGGAAGATCATCAACTTCTCCTACGAGTCTCAAATTTCATCTTGGTTTTCTAGCACTGCGAAATTTTCCAAAGACTCAACATTTCTTGAAAAGGTTAGGCCTTTTAGTGGCAATTCTCGATTTACAGTACTGGGCTTTTCTCCAAATGGTCCAATATCTTCCCAaatagaaaatttgagaaaaccCAGTTTACTGAATTCAGGTAAACCTTTTGGAGTTTCTGGGTTCTGTAATGGTGTAAAAGGTTATGCTAGTGTTGCCGAGGCAATTGTTTCGACGGATGCCGAGGAGGAATCCTCTGGTTTAGATGAAAACCACCACCAGGATTTATTGGATGAGATAGAGAGACAAAATAAGGTGGATTCCTATCTTAAAAAGCCTAAGAGAATGGTGGCCGGGGTGGGGATATCAAAGTACAATTCGCTTAGGAAGAAGCAGATAGAGATTGAGACAGAGGCTTGGCAAGAAGCAGCCAAAGAATACCGAGAGCTTTTAATGGATATGTGTGAGCAGAAACTTGCACCCAATTTGCCTTATGTGAAGTCGTTGTTCCTTGGTTGGTTTGAACCTTTGCGGAACGCAATTGCTGCCGATCAGAAGATGTGCAACGAAAGGAAGAATAAACCATCTTATGCTCCATATTTGGATCACTTACCCGCGGATATGATGGCAGTTATTACAATGCATAAGTTGATGGGGTTGTTGATGACAAATAGTGGAGGAATTGGGAATGTCAGGGTAGTCCAAGCCGCTTGCCAGATAGGTGAAGCCCTTGAACATGAG GTTAGGATACACAGATTTTTAGAGAAGACAAAGAAGAACACAATTGATAACAAACCTAAGGGTGAATCTGCTTGTGTTACAAATGAACAAGAGAAACAGATCAAAGATCAACAGAAGCTAAGAAAGAAGGTTACTCAGTTAATAAAGAAGCAGAAGGTGAAGCAAGTAAGGGGAATAGTGAAGGAACAGGATGACTCAAAGCCATGGGGTCAGGAAGCCCACGTTAAG ATTGGAAGTCGATTGATGCAATTGTTAATGGAAACAGCCTATATACAACCTCCAGTTGATCAATTAGGAGATGGTCCACCTGATTTACGCCCTGCATTTGTACACACACTTAAAACTGTAGAAACACC GAAGGGCAGCAGGAGATATGGAGTTATTGAATGTGATCCACTTGTTCGCAAAGGACTCGAGAAAACA GCTAGGCACATGGTCATTCCTTATATGCCAATGTTGGTGCCTCCTATTAACTGGACCGG GTATGACAAAGGAGCATATCTGTTCTTACCATCCTATGTTATGCGAACACATGGAGCAAGGCAACAACGTGAAGCAGTTAAAAGGACTCCTAAGAAGCAGTTAGATCCTATTTTTGAG GCCCTGGATACACTTGGAAATACCAAATGGAGGATAAACAAAAGAGTACTTGGTGTGATAGACAGGATATGGGCTGGTGGAGGCCGAACTGCTGACTTGGTGGACCGTGACGAT GTTCCCCTGCCAGAAGAACCAGATACAGAAGATGAAGCAGAAATTCGCAAATGGAAATGGAAACTTAAAGATGCAAAAAAGGAGAATAATGAGAGGAATTCACAGCGTTGTGATATTGAACTTAAACTTGCT GTTGCTCGAAAGATGAAGGATGAGGAAGGCTTCTATTACCCACATAACCTTGATTTCAGAGGTCGTGCTTACCCCATGCATCCATATTTGAATCATCTTGGATCTGATCTGTGCAGAGGAATTCTTGAGTTTGCAGAGGGTCGCCCTCTGGGAAAGTCTGGTTTACGCTGGTTGAAGATACATTTGGCAAATTTGTATGGTGGTGGTGTGGACAAAGCTTCTTACGATCATCGAGTAGACTTTACCGAAAAGCATCTGGATGATATATTTGATTCAGCAGATAGGCCACTGGAAGGAGGAAGATGGTGGACGCATGCAGAGGATCCTTTTCAGTGCTTGGCAGCATGTATTAATCTTTCAGAAGCATTAAGAAGCCCCTCTCCAGAGACTACTATTTCACATATGCCAGTTCACCAG GATGGTTCGTGTAATGGATTACAACACTATGCGGCCCTTGGAAGGGACACG ACGGGAGCAGCTGCAGTAAATCTTGTTGGAGGAGGGGAACCAGCAGATGTTTACTCAGAAATTGCTAACCG GGTTAAGGAAATCATGCAAAACGATGCAGAGAAAGATCCTGCTACTAATCCAAATGCCCTGCATGCTAGGCTTTTAATCAATCAG GTAGACCGTAAATTGGTAAAGCAGACAGTAATGACATCTGTATATGGCGTTACCTATATTGGTGCACGTGATCAAATCAAAAGGAGATTAAAAGAGCGTAATTCTATAGAAGATGATGCAGCAATGTTTGCTGCATCTTGCTATGCAGCAAGA ACTACCTTGGCTGCCCTAGAACAGATGTTTACAAATGCAAGAGATATTATGAAATGGCTTGGTGACTGTGCGAAG GTGATAGCATCAGAAAATCAGCCAGTGCAGTGGACAACTCCTCTTGGCCTTCCTGTTGTACAGCCATATCGGCAATTAGGCAGGCATCTT ATTAAGACTTCCCTTCAGGTGTTAACTCTACAACGAGAAACTGACAAG ATAATGGTTAAGCGGCAGAAGACGGCATTTCCTCCCAATTTTGTTCACTCCCTTGATGGTTCACATATGATGATGACTGCTGTTGCCTGCAAAAAAGCTGGGTTGAACTTTGCAG GAGTCCATGATTCGTATTGGACACATGCATGCGATGTTGA
- the LOC107429131 gene encoding DNA-directed RNA polymerase 1B, mitochondrial isoform X2, with translation MVAGVGISKYNSLRKKQIEIETEAWQEAAKEYRELLMDMCEQKLAPNLPYVKSLFLGWFEPLRNAIAADQKMCNERKNKPSYAPYLDHLPADMMAVITMHKLMGLLMTNSGGIGNVRVVQAACQIGEALEHEVRIHRFLEKTKKNTIDNKPKGESACVTNEQEKQIKDQQKLRKKVTQLIKKQKVKQVRGIVKEQDDSKPWGQEAHVKIGSRLMQLLMETAYIQPPVDQLGDGPPDLRPAFVHTLKTVETPKGSRRYGVIECDPLVRKGLEKTARHMVIPYMPMLVPPINWTGYDKGAYLFLPSYVMRTHGARQQREAVKRTPKKQLDPIFEALDTLGNTKWRINKRVLGVIDRIWAGGGRTADLVDRDDVPLPEEPDTEDEAEIRKWKWKLKDAKKENNERNSQRCDIELKLAVARKMKDEEGFYYPHNLDFRGRAYPMHPYLNHLGSDLCRGILEFAEGRPLGKSGLRWLKIHLANLYGGGVDKASYDHRVDFTEKHLDDIFDSADRPLEGGRWWTHAEDPFQCLAACINLSEALRSPSPETTISHMPVHQDGSCNGLQHYAALGRDTTGAAAVNLVGGGEPADVYSEIANRVKEIMQNDAEKDPATNPNALHARLLINQVDRKLVKQTVMTSVYGVTYIGARDQIKRRLKERNSIEDDAAMFAASCYAARTTLAALEQMFTNARDIMKWLGDCAKVIASENQPVQWTTPLGLPVVQPYRQLGRHLIKTSLQVLTLQRETDKIMVKRQKTAFPPNFVHSLDGSHMMMTAVACKKAGLNFAGVHDSYWTHACDVDKMNRILREKFVELYEAPILENLLESFEKTFPTLKFPALPGRGDFDLREVLESPYFFN, from the exons ATGGTGGCCGGGGTGGGGATATCAAAGTACAATTCGCTTAGGAAGAAGCAGATAGAGATTGAGACAGAGGCTTGGCAAGAAGCAGCCAAAGAATACCGAGAGCTTTTAATGGATATGTGTGAGCAGAAACTTGCACCCAATTTGCCTTATGTGAAGTCGTTGTTCCTTGGTTGGTTTGAACCTTTGCGGAACGCAATTGCTGCCGATCAGAAGATGTGCAACGAAAGGAAGAATAAACCATCTTATGCTCCATATTTGGATCACTTACCCGCGGATATGATGGCAGTTATTACAATGCATAAGTTGATGGGGTTGTTGATGACAAATAGTGGAGGAATTGGGAATGTCAGGGTAGTCCAAGCCGCTTGCCAGATAGGTGAAGCCCTTGAACATGAG GTTAGGATACACAGATTTTTAGAGAAGACAAAGAAGAACACAATTGATAACAAACCTAAGGGTGAATCTGCTTGTGTTACAAATGAACAAGAGAAACAGATCAAAGATCAACAGAAGCTAAGAAAGAAGGTTACTCAGTTAATAAAGAAGCAGAAGGTGAAGCAAGTAAGGGGAATAGTGAAGGAACAGGATGACTCAAAGCCATGGGGTCAGGAAGCCCACGTTAAG ATTGGAAGTCGATTGATGCAATTGTTAATGGAAACAGCCTATATACAACCTCCAGTTGATCAATTAGGAGATGGTCCACCTGATTTACGCCCTGCATTTGTACACACACTTAAAACTGTAGAAACACC GAAGGGCAGCAGGAGATATGGAGTTATTGAATGTGATCCACTTGTTCGCAAAGGACTCGAGAAAACA GCTAGGCACATGGTCATTCCTTATATGCCAATGTTGGTGCCTCCTATTAACTGGACCGG GTATGACAAAGGAGCATATCTGTTCTTACCATCCTATGTTATGCGAACACATGGAGCAAGGCAACAACGTGAAGCAGTTAAAAGGACTCCTAAGAAGCAGTTAGATCCTATTTTTGAG GCCCTGGATACACTTGGAAATACCAAATGGAGGATAAACAAAAGAGTACTTGGTGTGATAGACAGGATATGGGCTGGTGGAGGCCGAACTGCTGACTTGGTGGACCGTGACGAT GTTCCCCTGCCAGAAGAACCAGATACAGAAGATGAAGCAGAAATTCGCAAATGGAAATGGAAACTTAAAGATGCAAAAAAGGAGAATAATGAGAGGAATTCACAGCGTTGTGATATTGAACTTAAACTTGCT GTTGCTCGAAAGATGAAGGATGAGGAAGGCTTCTATTACCCACATAACCTTGATTTCAGAGGTCGTGCTTACCCCATGCATCCATATTTGAATCATCTTGGATCTGATCTGTGCAGAGGAATTCTTGAGTTTGCAGAGGGTCGCCCTCTGGGAAAGTCTGGTTTACGCTGGTTGAAGATACATTTGGCAAATTTGTATGGTGGTGGTGTGGACAAAGCTTCTTACGATCATCGAGTAGACTTTACCGAAAAGCATCTGGATGATATATTTGATTCAGCAGATAGGCCACTGGAAGGAGGAAGATGGTGGACGCATGCAGAGGATCCTTTTCAGTGCTTGGCAGCATGTATTAATCTTTCAGAAGCATTAAGAAGCCCCTCTCCAGAGACTACTATTTCACATATGCCAGTTCACCAG GATGGTTCGTGTAATGGATTACAACACTATGCGGCCCTTGGAAGGGACACG ACGGGAGCAGCTGCAGTAAATCTTGTTGGAGGAGGGGAACCAGCAGATGTTTACTCAGAAATTGCTAACCG GGTTAAGGAAATCATGCAAAACGATGCAGAGAAAGATCCTGCTACTAATCCAAATGCCCTGCATGCTAGGCTTTTAATCAATCAG GTAGACCGTAAATTGGTAAAGCAGACAGTAATGACATCTGTATATGGCGTTACCTATATTGGTGCACGTGATCAAATCAAAAGGAGATTAAAAGAGCGTAATTCTATAGAAGATGATGCAGCAATGTTTGCTGCATCTTGCTATGCAGCAAGA ACTACCTTGGCTGCCCTAGAACAGATGTTTACAAATGCAAGAGATATTATGAAATGGCTTGGTGACTGTGCGAAG GTGATAGCATCAGAAAATCAGCCAGTGCAGTGGACAACTCCTCTTGGCCTTCCTGTTGTACAGCCATATCGGCAATTAGGCAGGCATCTT ATTAAGACTTCCCTTCAGGTGTTAACTCTACAACGAGAAACTGACAAG ATAATGGTTAAGCGGCAGAAGACGGCATTTCCTCCCAATTTTGTTCACTCCCTTGATGGTTCACATATGATGATGACTGCTGTTGCCTGCAAAAAAGCTGGGTTGAACTTTGCAG GAGTCCATGATTCGTATTGGACACATGCATGCGATGTTGA